The Chryseobacterium aureum genome contains a region encoding:
- a CDS encoding T9SS type A sorting domain-containing protein, giving the protein MKSTTFLTICSLLISIFSFGQTSTEQFETESNGSTSFTDNGVIFNIISHVSVFDIQGNFPGTGWSGTSNDNRYIDNSNDTQSPASFSIKTTSNLFKVNRFWMYLSALNLDLNVSGTLTITGKLSGVTKFTQTKTTGFATSLGSTNGYTLIDLTNLNGQNYSNIVIDQLQLTVGGSFRYVALDAFTWVKDSNLVLGTSEAKSIKKDLTVYPNPTNGLISITTEKAGEAKIYSLEGKTLKTVQTQKGNNEISISELPKGVYIIKKATESTKVIKN; this is encoded by the coding sequence ATGAAAAGCACTACTTTTTTAACCATCTGTAGTCTGCTCATTTCAATTTTTTCATTCGGGCAGACGAGTACAGAGCAATTTGAAACGGAATCAAATGGAAGCACAAGCTTCACGGACAATGGTGTGATATTCAATATCATTTCGCATGTAAGCGTTTTTGATATTCAGGGAAACTTCCCGGGAACAGGCTGGAGCGGAACATCAAATGATAACAGGTACATTGATAATTCCAACGACACACAATCTCCTGCTTCGTTCAGTATAAAGACCACTTCCAATTTGTTTAAAGTAAACAGGTTCTGGATGTATCTTTCAGCATTGAATCTTGACCTGAATGTGAGCGGAACCCTGACAATAACCGGTAAACTAAGCGGAGTAACAAAATTTACCCAAACAAAAACTACCGGTTTTGCAACATCTTTAGGATCTACAAACGGATATACCCTGATTGACCTTACCAACTTAAATGGTCAGAATTATTCCAATATCGTTATTGATCAATTGCAGTTAACCGTTGGCGGATCATTCAGATATGTAGCTCTTGACGCTTTCACCTGGGTGAAAGACAGCAATCTGGTATTGGGTACTTCTGAAGCAAAAAGCATTAAAAAAGACCTGACTGTTTATCCTAATCCAACCAACGGACTAATTTCTATCACTACTGAAAAAGCGGGTGAGGCTAAAATCTACAGTCTGGAGGGTAAAACGCTGAAAACGGTACAAACCCAGAAAGGAAATAATGAAATCAGTATTTCAGAGCTTCCAAAAGGCGTTTATATCATTAAAAAAGCAACGGAATCTACGAAAGTAATTAAAAACTAA
- a CDS encoding phage tail protein translates to MDEYIGIVKLFAGNFAPRGWMFCDGSLLAISRNSALFSILGTTYGGDGITTFALPNLKGRMALGAGNVNANEFYPLGVVAGTTQNTLLASNMPSIGAGFQLKVANKNANSSTPSATTSIAISGNQVGRDFNVVTSFVDNANPDTAINAQSISYVGQNLPVNNMPPYLGLNYIICVEGIYPPRS, encoded by the coding sequence ATGGACGAGTACATTGGAATCGTAAAATTATTTGCAGGAAATTTTGCACCCAGAGGCTGGATGTTTTGTGACGGAAGCTTACTAGCTATTTCAAGAAATTCTGCTTTATTCTCAATTTTAGGAACAACCTATGGCGGAGACGGTATTACAACTTTCGCTTTACCTAATTTAAAGGGACGTATGGCATTAGGAGCCGGAAATGTAAATGCCAACGAATTTTATCCTTTGGGAGTAGTGGCGGGTACTACACAGAATACTCTTTTAGCCTCTAATATGCCAAGCATTGGAGCGGGATTTCAATTAAAAGTAGCTAATAAAAATGCCAATTCTTCAACTCCAAGTGCTACGACATCTATTGCTATTTCAGGAAACCAGGTAGGAAGAGACTTCAATGTTGTTACCAGCTTTGTAGATAATGCGAATCCTGACACTGCAATTAATGCACAAAGTATTTCTTACGTGGGACAAAATTTACCGGTGAATAACATGCCTCCTTATCTTGGGCTCAATTATATTATCTGTGTGGAAGGTATTTACCCTCCAAGAAGCTAA
- a CDS encoding enoyl-CoA hydratase/isomerase family protein produces MSEFVASEIKNNIAEITFGTPKSNSLPGAILEKLAETILNEGAKGEVKAILVKSEGEKAFCAGASFDELLAIEELEASTQFFGGFAKVLNAMRNCGKIVVVRVQGKTTGGGVGIACGADYCFATKDSALALTEINLGIGPFVIGPYVERKIGKSQFSAMAIDADFRSAEWAEQHNIYHSVSETIQEMDEKLEQFLQTLASRSSDALALIKKVSWEGTDHFNELMPARIHMSASLILEDSAKKNIESIKERLRAK; encoded by the coding sequence ATGAGCGAATTTGTAGCATCAGAAATTAAAAATAATATTGCCGAAATTACTTTCGGAACTCCAAAAAGCAACTCCCTTCCCGGGGCAATTCTGGAGAAGCTGGCAGAAACAATCCTTAACGAAGGAGCAAAAGGTGAAGTAAAAGCTATTTTGGTGAAAAGCGAAGGAGAAAAAGCATTCTGCGCAGGAGCAAGCTTTGATGAGCTTTTGGCGATTGAAGAACTGGAAGCTTCCACACAGTTTTTTGGCGGTTTTGCCAAAGTTTTAAATGCCATGAGAAACTGTGGCAAAATTGTAGTGGTAAGAGTTCAGGGAAAAACAACTGGCGGCGGCGTAGGAATTGCCTGCGGAGCTGACTATTGTTTTGCTACCAAAGATTCCGCTTTAGCGCTTACAGAGATTAATCTCGGAATTGGTCCTTTTGTAATAGGTCCTTATGTAGAAAGAAAAATAGGGAAGTCACAATTCTCTGCAATGGCTATTGATGCAGACTTCCGATCTGCCGAATGGGCAGAACAGCACAATATTTACCACTCCGTTTCAGAGACTATTCAGGAAATGGATGAGAAACTGGAACAATTTTTACAGACGCTGGCTTCGAGAAGCAGCGATGCTTTAGCCTTAATTAAAAAGGTTTCATGGGAAGGCACAGATCATTTTAACGAACTAATGCCTGCCAGAATCCATATGAGTGCAAGTCTTATTCTTGAAGATTCTGCCAAGAAAAATATTGAATCTATAAAAGAAAGATTGAGAGCAAAATAA
- a CDS encoding SusC/RagA family TonB-linked outer membrane protein → MKMKLMLSTAVLFFVGGHLVEAQKTKRDTIPQDTKIDEIVVVAYGSQKRETMVGSNTEVKAKQFADRPITSIGQALDGASAGVKVSTGTGQPGSSPSIQIRGIGSYGISTSPLYVVDGTIYTGSLAAINPNDIASFNILKDAASTSLYGSAAANGVVLITTKSGRKGKDAFNFSMSTGAVGRSIPEYDRVNVYQYYPLVWESIRNGRMTSVPGTTMADANAYATAQLISGVLKTNVFNVPDNQLVVNGVLNPDAKLKYTDLDWQKPLMNTGFRQNYELNYSGGSNTTTYFSSVGYTNETGYLIKSDFERFTARLKVDSQVKSWLKLGTSISGVSSNGNNSVDGADNNSAYINPYRWTRTMGPIYSPYAHDPTTFATLYDKAGNIVYDAGSARGADAAAGRNVIQETLLNKDLSKNYYIISRAYAEIKVDPYLTLSTNAGYDIRNNRRSTYGNKIIGDAAPGGSAEKYSFTEQTFTWNQLLNYKRKFGDHNFEFLLGHENYKYMYEYLYGYKKGQIVDDNDELVNFVTPASLTSRTDNYRKEGVFSRLNYDYKSKYLLSGSIRWDGSSRFAKDVRWDSFWSLGAGWRLKGEEFLSNSNLISELKLRGSYGEVGNDGTNSYFMYKSTYTLGYNNAQEPGILFGFLADPSITWEANKQTDVGIDFGFLNNRITGSVEYYNRVTEDLIFPVPLPVSAGVPDNTISRNVGTMYNRGFEFSINADVIKTQNFTWNINANASTLKNQITELSNGITEIINGTKKISVGHSIYDYWLRQWYGVDPADGSPLFLAADAYANTTAADIRTVNGQKVTTNFNKAKYDYSGTAIPDLFGSFGTSITYKQWSLSALFTYQLGGKTYDSNYAALMSSYSQGGALSTDILDRWTTPGQITDVPALNSSTYTSSNAGNSSRWLVSSDFLTFRQATLSYSFSPETLSQLGVSGLRILVSGENLWSKTARKGLEPSQAFNGTASNRYTPARVVTIGFNVSF, encoded by the coding sequence ATGAAAATGAAATTAATGTTGAGCACTGCTGTGCTGTTCTTCGTAGGAGGACATCTGGTGGAAGCCCAAAAGACAAAACGAGACACCATACCACAGGATACTAAGATCGATGAAATCGTTGTGGTAGCCTACGGGAGCCAGAAAAGGGAAACAATGGTAGGTTCCAATACCGAAGTAAAAGCCAAACAATTTGCAGACCGCCCGATAACGAGTATCGGACAAGCTTTAGACGGAGCCAGTGCGGGTGTTAAGGTCAGTACCGGAACGGGACAACCTGGAAGTTCACCAAGTATCCAAATCCGTGGGATTGGTTCTTATGGTATTTCAACTTCACCATTGTATGTGGTGGACGGAACTATATACACCGGATCTCTGGCAGCGATTAATCCTAATGATATTGCCTCATTTAATATTCTGAAAGATGCTGCTTCTACCTCATTGTACGGTTCTGCAGCAGCTAATGGTGTGGTTTTGATTACTACAAAATCAGGTAGAAAAGGAAAAGATGCCTTTAACTTCAGTATGAGTACCGGAGCCGTTGGGAGATCTATTCCTGAATATGACAGAGTAAATGTTTATCAGTATTATCCTCTTGTTTGGGAATCAATTAGAAATGGCAGAATGACCTCGGTGCCTGGTACAACAATGGCTGATGCTAATGCATATGCTACGGCGCAGTTAATATCAGGAGTTCTGAAAACCAATGTTTTTAATGTGCCCGATAATCAATTGGTGGTTAACGGAGTTTTAAACCCTGATGCAAAACTCAAATATACAGATTTAGACTGGCAGAAACCTTTGATGAATACTGGTTTCAGACAAAATTATGAACTGAATTACAGTGGAGGAAGCAATACCACAACTTATTTTTCCTCAGTAGGATACACCAATGAAACCGGATATCTTATCAAATCAGATTTTGAGAGATTTACCGCAAGATTGAAAGTGGATTCGCAGGTAAAAAGCTGGCTGAAATTGGGAACCAGTATCAGTGGAGTCTCTTCAAACGGGAATAATTCCGTGGATGGGGCTGATAATAATTCTGCATATATCAACCCATACAGATGGACCAGAACAATGGGACCTATTTACAGCCCTTATGCTCATGATCCTACTACATTTGCAACCCTTTATGATAAAGCAGGAAACATTGTTTACGATGCAGGAAGCGCCAGAGGAGCTGATGCGGCGGCGGGAAGAAACGTAATTCAGGAAACACTTTTAAATAAAGATCTTTCTAAAAACTATTACATCATTTCCAGAGCCTATGCTGAAATCAAGGTAGATCCTTACCTTACTTTATCCACAAATGCAGGATATGATATCAGAAACAACAGAAGAAGTACTTACGGGAATAAAATTATAGGGGATGCCGCTCCAGGCGGATCAGCTGAGAAATACAGCTTTACGGAGCAGACCTTTACATGGAACCAGCTCCTGAATTATAAGAGAAAATTTGGTGATCATAATTTTGAATTCCTTTTAGGACATGAAAACTATAAGTACATGTACGAATATTTATATGGGTATAAAAAAGGTCAGATTGTAGATGATAATGATGAGTTGGTGAACTTTGTAACTCCCGCTTCCCTTACATCGCGTACAGATAACTACAGAAAAGAAGGGGTATTCTCAAGATTGAATTATGATTATAAATCAAAATATTTGCTTTCAGGATCGATCCGCTGGGATGGCTCATCCAGATTTGCCAAAGATGTAAGATGGGATTCCTTCTGGTCTCTTGGAGCTGGCTGGAGATTGAAAGGTGAGGAGTTCCTGAGTAATTCTAATCTTATCAGTGAATTAAAACTGAGAGGTTCCTACGGAGAAGTTGGAAATGATGGTACAAACAGTTATTTTATGTACAAGAGTACATATACGTTAGGGTATAATAACGCGCAGGAGCCTGGAATTTTATTCGGGTTTTTAGCAGACCCTTCAATTACCTGGGAAGCCAATAAACAAACTGATGTGGGTATTGATTTTGGATTTCTGAATAACAGAATTACAGGATCGGTAGAATATTATAACAGAGTGACTGAAGATTTGATTTTCCCAGTTCCTCTCCCGGTTTCAGCAGGTGTTCCGGATAATACAATCAGTAGAAATGTGGGAACAATGTACAACCGCGGATTCGAATTCAGTATTAATGCAGACGTTATTAAAACGCAAAACTTTACCTGGAATATCAATGCGAATGCATCTACACTTAAGAACCAGATCACAGAACTTTCTAATGGAATAACGGAAATTATCAATGGAACCAAGAAGATTTCTGTAGGACACTCAATATATGATTATTGGTTGAGACAATGGTATGGAGTAGATCCGGCAGATGGTTCTCCTTTATTCCTGGCAGCAGACGCTTATGCTAATACAACAGCGGCAGATATCAGAACTGTGAATGGGCAAAAGGTGACCACAAACTTTAATAAAGCTAAATATGACTATTCAGGAACGGCAATTCCGGACTTATTCGGGAGTTTTGGAACATCCATTACGTATAAGCAATGGTCATTGTCTGCACTGTTTACCTATCAGTTAGGGGGAAAAACATACGATTCTAACTATGCAGCCTTGATGTCAAGCTACTCACAGGGTGGAGCTTTAAGTACAGATATTCTGGACAGATGGACCACTCCGGGGCAGATTACGGATGTTCCTGCATTGAATTCGTCAACATATACGAGTTCAAATGCCGGAAACTCTTCAAGATGGCTGGTGAGTTCAGATTTCCTTACCTTTAGACAGGCAACATTAAGTTACAGTTTCAGTCCTGAAACCTTATCTCAGCTTGGAGTGTCCGGATTAAGAATTCTGGTTTCCGGTGAAAATCTATGGAGTAAAACGGCTAGAAAAGGGCTGGAGCCATCACAGGCTTTTAACGGTACCGCATCAAACCGATATACTCCGGCAAGAGTAGTGACTATTGGATTTAATGTATCTTTTTAA
- a CDS encoding RagB/SusD family nutrient uptake outer membrane protein yields MKNFAKQYIKWAVVLSVLTGMASCQSDYLETDPTTAASEEAAYSSASNLMAIINGMHRDMYSRQNDSQGQNGQGGIMIMMDALGDDLVFPSTGNNWYISTVRWQDQVNESGSNDFYPYQFYYALIRNANLVIANGPSVPAPTAADAATIKTAIGEAYAFRAFCYYMLVQIYGKRYVPGTNNTQLGVPIRLVANEIPLARNTVEEVYTQINSDLNEAATRLTGVTRATKSHFNDKVILGLKARIALTQGNYAAAVAAAQSARVGFPLMDNATYTAGFNSLAGVGEWMWGATIIADQGDTFSNFGAYMSRNFNSTNIRQAPKAINSKLFLSFPSTDIRTKNFDPTGAHTALALPSTYAKFPYTGQKFLAASQADSRVDVPYMRSAEMYLIEAEALARSGDEAGSKAVFNVFAKNRNPSYTGATTTGAAYIAEILNSRRLEFWGEGFRFLDLKRLNQGLDRTGANHSSVVTNNLMTVANTDLRWEFLIPRSEINANPLIVQNPL; encoded by the coding sequence ATGAAAAATTTCGCAAAACAATATATAAAATGGGCTGTTGTTCTTTCAGTCCTTACCGGAATGGCTTCATGTCAGAGTGACTATCTGGAGACAGATCCTACCACTGCTGCTTCAGAAGAAGCAGCGTATTCAAGTGCTTCCAACCTGATGGCCATTATCAATGGAATGCATCGGGATATGTATTCCAGACAGAATGATAGCCAGGGACAGAATGGTCAGGGCGGAATTATGATTATGATGGATGCTTTGGGGGATGATCTTGTTTTTCCATCCACAGGAAATAACTGGTATATATCTACTGTGAGATGGCAGGATCAGGTAAATGAAAGCGGATCCAATGACTTTTATCCTTATCAGTTTTATTATGCACTGATCAGAAATGCCAACCTTGTTATCGCTAACGGACCTTCAGTTCCTGCACCTACGGCAGCTGATGCTGCAACTATCAAAACTGCCATTGGTGAAGCTTATGCATTCAGAGCATTCTGTTATTACATGCTGGTTCAGATCTATGGTAAACGATATGTACCTGGAACAAACAATACCCAGCTTGGCGTTCCGATCAGATTGGTTGCTAATGAAATACCTTTGGCAAGAAATACAGTAGAGGAAGTGTATACCCAAATCAACAGTGATCTTAACGAAGCTGCTACAAGACTTACGGGAGTTACCAGAGCTACAAAATCACACTTTAACGACAAAGTAATTTTAGGATTAAAAGCAAGAATTGCATTAACGCAAGGAAATTATGCAGCAGCGGTAGCCGCTGCTCAGTCCGCCCGTGTTGGTTTTCCTCTGATGGATAACGCCACTTATACAGCCGGCTTTAATAGCCTGGCGGGTGTAGGTGAATGGATGTGGGGTGCTACGATTATTGCAGATCAGGGAGATACGTTTTCCAACTTTGGAGCGTATATGTCCAGAAATTTCAATTCTACCAATATTCGTCAGGCTCCCAAAGCAATTAACAGTAAATTATTTTTATCATTCCCATCTACTGATATTAGAACGAAGAACTTTGATCCAACAGGGGCGCACACAGCTCTTGCTTTACCTTCAACGTATGCTAAATTCCCTTATACAGGACAGAAGTTTCTTGCGGCAAGCCAGGCAGACAGTAGGGTAGATGTTCCTTACATGAGATCTGCAGAAATGTATCTTATTGAAGCAGAAGCATTGGCCAGATCAGGAGATGAAGCTGGTTCAAAAGCAGTATTCAATGTATTTGCAAAGAACAGAAACCCTTCTTATACCGGAGCTACAACAACAGGAGCGGCTTATATCGCAGAAATCCTTAACAGCAGAAGACTGGAATTCTGGGGTGAAGGATTTAGATTCTTAGATCTGAAGAGACTGAATCAGGGGCTGGACAGAACGGGAGCTAATCATTCTTCCGTAGTGACCAATAATTTGATGACAGTTGCTAATACAGATTTACGTTGGGAATTCCTGATCCCACGATCAGAGATCAATGCTAATCCACTTATTGTTCAGAATCCTTTATAA